A genomic window from Vicinamibacterales bacterium includes:
- a CDS encoding ComF family protein, with protein MTPSASTSRTSRLADIGRRAVDGLVAIVLAPLCAACRRPLDEPTRGPVCDPCWSAIVPVTPLGCSSYPPGISLAAAIGPYQDTLKDVVHALKYDPRPTIARRLAARMRDAGSLVLDGADAVVPVPLHSSRQRTRGFNQARALAERVGLPLIDGLVRVRRTTAQADLPAARRHANVDGAFALAVAASEIAGRVIVLVDDVCTTGATLNACAAPLLAAGARQVRALTAAQARLRSGG; from the coding sequence GTGACGCCGAGCGCATCGACATCGCGGACGAGCCGGCTCGCTGACATCGGCCGCCGGGCCGTCGACGGCCTGGTCGCGATCGTACTGGCGCCGCTCTGTGCCGCCTGTCGCCGCCCGCTGGACGAGCCGACGCGCGGCCCGGTCTGCGATCCATGCTGGTCGGCAATCGTCCCGGTCACGCCGCTGGGCTGTTCCTCCTACCCTCCGGGCATTTCCCTCGCCGCGGCGATCGGCCCTTACCAGGACACGCTGAAAGACGTCGTCCACGCGCTCAAGTACGATCCGCGGCCGACCATCGCGCGCCGGCTGGCGGCGCGGATGCGCGACGCCGGTTCGCTCGTGCTCGACGGCGCGGATGCCGTCGTGCCCGTTCCTCTCCACAGCTCACGGCAGCGGACGCGCGGATTCAACCAGGCGCGCGCGCTGGCAGAGCGCGTCGGCCTGCCGCTGATCGACGGACTGGTCCGCGTGCGACGAACCACGGCGCAGGCGGACCTGCCGGCGGCCCGACGTCATGCGAACGTGGACGGTGCGTTCGCGCTCGCGGTCGCGGCCAGCGAGATCGCCGGGCGCGTGATCGTACTGGTGGACGACGTGTGCACGACGGGGGCGACGCTCAACGCGTGTGCGGCGCCGCTGCTGGCGGCCGGCGCCAGGCAGGTGCGCGCGCTGACGGCGGCGCAGGCGCGGCTCAGATCAGGCGGCTGA
- the rsfS gene encoding ribosome silencing factor: protein MAKTERKRSTTTAKSPGAARSRKLTGEIAKAVKAALDKKAMDVVVLDLRHTPAFTDFFLLCSGQNTRQVHAIADAIDEALRAAKVRPNHVEGYDRGEWVLMDFFTFIVHVFTPQTREFYSLERLWGDAERIDIADEPAR from the coding sequence ATGGCCAAGACTGAACGAAAGCGTTCCACGACCACGGCGAAATCCCCAGGCGCGGCGCGGAGCCGGAAACTGACCGGCGAGATTGCGAAGGCGGTGAAGGCCGCCCTCGACAAGAAGGCGATGGACGTCGTCGTGCTGGATCTCCGGCACACGCCGGCCTTCACCGATTTCTTCCTGCTCTGCTCGGGCCAGAACACGCGGCAGGTGCACGCGATCGCCGACGCGATCGACGAAGCGCTCCGTGCCGCGAAGGTGCGGCCGAACCACGTGGAAGGCTACGACCGCGGCGAGTGGGTGCTGATGGACTTCTTCACCTTCATCGTGCACGTGTTCACGCCGCAGACGCGCGAGTTCTATTCACTGGAGCGGCTGTGGGGTGACGCCGAGCGCATCGACATCGCGGACGAGCCGGCTCGCTGA
- the nadD gene encoding nicotinate-nucleotide adenylyltransferase: MRPGTPASEPRGSHLAPRTSPLEPHPSPLDPRIGILGGTLDPIHCGHLAAAAAARDALDLSRVLVLPSRIPPHRAVQPLASPFHRFAMACLAVAGMPRFEASDDELRSEGPSYTADTLERQHAAGATPSQIFFITGADAFAEIATWKRYPEVLDLANFVVVTRPGHSVDALAARLPALAGRMRPATAQPAATPCIYLLPAVTPDVSSTIVRERLQRGEPIAGLVPPLVEAHIHQHRLYNQGR, translated from the coding sequence ATGCGGCCAGGGACACCGGCATCGGAACCTCGCGGCTCGCACCTCGCCCCTCGAACCTCGCCCCTCGAACCTCACCCCTCGCCCCTCGACCCTCGAATCGGCATCCTCGGCGGCACCCTCGATCCCATCCACTGCGGCCATCTCGCGGCGGCGGCCGCGGCGCGCGACGCGCTCGATCTCTCACGCGTCCTCGTGCTGCCGTCGCGCATTCCACCGCATCGCGCCGTCCAGCCGCTGGCGTCCCCCTTCCATCGGTTCGCGATGGCCTGTCTCGCGGTGGCCGGAATGCCGCGGTTCGAAGCGAGCGACGACGAGCTGCGTTCCGAGGGTCCGTCGTATACGGCGGACACGCTCGAGCGGCAGCATGCGGCCGGCGCGACGCCGTCGCAGATCTTCTTCATCACCGGCGCGGACGCCTTCGCGGAGATTGCGACCTGGAAGCGCTATCCGGAGGTGCTGGATCTCGCCAACTTCGTGGTGGTGACGCGCCCCGGGCACTCGGTCGACGCGCTGGCCGCCCGCTTGCCGGCCCTGGCCGGCCGGATGCGGCCGGCGACGGCGCAACCCGCGGCGACGCCGTGTATCTATCTATTGCCGGCCGTTACACCCGACGTTTCGTCAACCATCGTGCGCGAACGGTTGCAGCGCGGCGAGCCGATCGCCGGTCTCGTCCCGCCGCTCGTCGAAGCCCACATTCACCAACACCGTCTGTACAACCAGGGCCGATAA
- the obgE gene encoding GTPase ObgE, producing the protein MFVDEVEIHVAAGHGGKGAMSFRREKFVPRGGPDGGDGGRGGSVYLVARANLNTLLNFRFQKAFAAPNGAQGEGSLRTGKSGADIVLEVPVGTQVYEKRPGSDGGEYVLIADLTAEGQPIEIAKGGLGGQGNARYATATNRAPRRTQPGLPGEEKDLRLQLKLLADVGIVGYPNAGKSTIISRISAAKPKIADYPFTTLTPNLGVVGLSGDRSFVAADVPGLIEGAHEGHGLGHRFLSHLERTRVLIHVIDVSSASGRDPIDDYETITRELQMFPGRDAAGERLQDKPVVVAANKIDALDDPSRLERLRAHLQHAGVPLYAVSAATGEGLPLLLEAAWKRLVESKNQDRGSRIDA; encoded by the coding sequence ATGTTTGTCGACGAAGTAGAGATTCACGTCGCGGCGGGCCATGGCGGCAAGGGCGCCATGAGCTTTCGCCGCGAGAAATTCGTCCCCCGCGGCGGGCCCGACGGCGGCGACGGCGGCAGGGGCGGCAGCGTCTATCTCGTCGCCCGCGCGAATCTCAACACCCTCCTCAATTTCCGGTTCCAGAAAGCCTTCGCGGCGCCGAACGGCGCGCAGGGCGAAGGCTCGCTCCGCACCGGCAAGTCCGGCGCCGACATCGTCCTCGAGGTGCCGGTGGGGACGCAGGTGTACGAGAAGCGGCCCGGGAGCGACGGCGGCGAGTACGTGTTGATTGCGGACCTCACCGCCGAAGGGCAGCCGATCGAGATCGCCAAGGGGGGACTCGGCGGCCAGGGGAACGCGCGCTATGCGACCGCGACCAATCGCGCTCCCCGGCGGACGCAGCCGGGACTGCCCGGCGAGGAAAAGGACCTCCGGCTGCAGCTCAAGCTGCTGGCCGACGTCGGGATCGTCGGGTACCCCAACGCCGGCAAGTCGACGATCATCTCGCGGATTTCGGCGGCCAAGCCGAAGATTGCCGACTATCCGTTCACCACGCTGACGCCGAACCTCGGGGTCGTCGGCCTCTCGGGCGACCGCTCGTTCGTCGCCGCCGATGTGCCCGGATTGATCGAAGGGGCGCACGAGGGGCACGGCCTCGGTCACCGGTTCCTCAGCCATCTGGAGCGGACGCGGGTCTTGATTCACGTGATCGACGTGTCGTCGGCGTCGGGGCGCGATCCGATCGACGACTACGAGACGATTACCCGCGAGCTGCAGATGTTTCCCGGCCGCGATGCCGCGGGCGAGCGGCTGCAGGACAAGCCGGTCGTGGTCGCCGCCAACAAGATCGACGCGCTGGACGATCCATCGCGGCTCGAGCGGCTCCGCGCGCATTTGCAGCACGCCGGCGTTCCGCTCTACGCTGTGTCTGCGGCGACCGGCGAGGGGCTGCCGCTGCTGCTCGAAGCAGCGTGGAAGAGGCTGGTGGAATCGAAGAACCAGGATCGAGGCTCGAGGATCGACGCTTGA
- the rpmA gene encoding 50S ribosomal protein L27 — protein sequence MATKKGGGSTRNGRDSNAQRLGVKRFDGNVVTGGSILVRQRGRRFRPGLNVGLGKDDTLFAKIDGTVKFSDHGARGRVISIVPLAK from the coding sequence ATGGCAACAAAAAAGGGCGGCGGTAGTACACGAAACGGGCGCGACAGCAACGCGCAGCGCCTTGGCGTGAAGCGCTTCGACGGCAACGTGGTGACCGGCGGATCGATCCTCGTGCGCCAGCGCGGACGGCGCTTCCGCCCCGGCCTCAACGTCGGGCTCGGCAAGGACGACACGCTGTTTGCGAAGATCGACGGTACCGTCAAGTTCAGCGATCACGGCGCCCGCGGCCGCGTCATCTCGATCGTTCCGCTGGCGAAGTAA
- the rplU gene encoding 50S ribosomal protein L21, whose protein sequence is MFAIIQSGGRQVKVTPGAVIEVDRVDVEPGTEVSIDRVLFLEKDGGEVLAGSPFVANVKVVGVVDGESRGPKIRVFKKKRRKGMRRTKGHRSTFTRVRVTEIKL, encoded by the coding sequence GTGTTTGCAATCATCCAGAGCGGCGGCCGTCAGGTCAAGGTGACGCCGGGCGCCGTGATTGAAGTGGATCGGGTGGACGTCGAGCCGGGCACCGAAGTGAGTATCGATCGCGTCCTCTTCCTCGAGAAGGACGGCGGCGAAGTGCTGGCCGGCTCCCCGTTCGTGGCGAACGTGAAGGTCGTCGGCGTGGTCGACGGCGAGTCACGCGGCCCGAAGATCCGCGTCTTCAAGAAGAAGCGCCGCAAGGGCATGCGCCGGACCAAGGGGCATCGCAGCACCTTCACGCGCGTGCGCGTCACCGAAATCAAACTGTAG
- a CDS encoding tetratricopeptide repeat protein codes for MVVLFAPAAASAQDRGKSKQQVEFGIKVAQNNLWNEALYRWQKAVELDPTYAAAWNNLAIAYEHEGKFEEAKKAYERALELDPKNLMIRQNYDLFKEINDRTKRRSGNK; via the coding sequence GTGGTCGTGCTCTTCGCGCCAGCGGCGGCGTCCGCGCAGGACCGCGGGAAGTCGAAGCAGCAGGTCGAGTTCGGCATCAAGGTCGCGCAGAACAATCTCTGGAACGAAGCGCTCTACCGCTGGCAGAAGGCGGTCGAACTCGATCCGACGTACGCCGCCGCCTGGAACAACCTCGCGATCGCCTACGAGCACGAGGGGAAATTCGAGGAGGCGAAGAAGGCGTACGAACGCGCGCTGGAGCTGGATCCGAAGAACCTCATGATCCGGCAGAACTACGATCTCTTCAAAGAAATCAATGACCGCACGAAGCGCCGCAGCGGCAACAAGTAG
- the dprA gene encoding DNA-processing protein DprA, producing the protein MDLHAAVALSTLTGLTRGRAFAVYKELIEQAGSTSLEEVIACAAPGANVERIADAARAQATALLDAAAASGIVAVRSVDEGYPPLLRTIADPPPVLWGRGDLASLTRPGVAIVGSRAATSYALEVAARLAGELAGRGVLVVSGLARGADGAAHRGCLAAGGATVAVLGSGPDVIYPPEHRELSVSICCGGALVSEHGPGVPPLPDHFPLRNRLISGISLGVVVVEANEKSGSLITARYALEQGRDVMAVPGSVLGGRNRGSHALLKDGAKVVETADDILEELGWSQPSSGSARTAPETGDRPGPGGRGSRLDEKISSKSLRDEDLLQNLTPGESYDVDEMSATVGLAGGALLPRLTQWEMQGRVVKLPGGRYVRRDGRG; encoded by the coding sequence ATGGATCTTCACGCCGCGGTCGCCCTTTCGACGCTCACCGGTCTCACGCGCGGCCGCGCATTCGCCGTTTACAAGGAACTCATCGAGCAGGCCGGCTCGACGTCGCTCGAAGAGGTGATCGCGTGCGCCGCGCCGGGGGCGAACGTCGAACGGATCGCCGACGCCGCGCGCGCGCAGGCAACGGCGCTGCTCGACGCGGCGGCGGCCAGCGGCATCGTCGCCGTCCGGAGCGTGGATGAGGGGTATCCGCCTCTGCTGCGCACGATCGCGGACCCGCCGCCGGTGCTCTGGGGGCGAGGCGACCTCGCGTCACTGACGCGGCCGGGGGTCGCGATCGTCGGCTCGCGCGCGGCGACGAGCTACGCCCTCGAGGTGGCGGCGCGGCTGGCGGGCGAGCTCGCCGGCCGCGGCGTGCTCGTCGTGTCGGGGCTGGCGCGCGGCGCGGATGGCGCGGCTCATCGCGGATGCCTGGCGGCAGGCGGCGCGACCGTCGCCGTCCTGGGGAGCGGCCCCGACGTCATCTACCCGCCCGAGCACCGCGAGCTGTCCGTAAGTATCTGCTGCGGCGGGGCGCTGGTCAGCGAGCACGGGCCCGGCGTGCCGCCCCTGCCGGACCACTTTCCGCTGCGAAACCGGCTGATCAGTGGGATCTCGCTTGGCGTGGTGGTCGTCGAAGCGAACGAGAAGAGCGGATCCCTCATCACCGCCCGATACGCGCTGGAGCAGGGCCGGGACGTCATGGCGGTCCCGGGAAGCGTGCTCGGCGGCCGGAACCGCGGCTCCCACGCGCTGCTGAAAGACGGCGCAAAGGTCGTGGAGACTGCGGACGATATCTTGGAAGAGCTGGGCTGGTCTCAGCCGTCGTCCGGGTCTGCCCGGACCGCGCCGGAGACGGGGGATCGCCCGGGTCCGGGCGGGCGCGGATCGCGGCTCGACGAGAAAATTTCCAGTAAATCGCTGAGGGATGAGGATTTACTCCAGAACCTCACCCCCGGGGAATCGTACGACGTCGACGAAATGTCTGCTACGGTGGGATTGGCCGGTGGCGCGCTGCTGCCCCGGCTGACCCAGTGGGAGATGCAGGGAAGAGTCGTCAAGCTGCCCGGCGGCCGCTACGTGCGGCGCGACGGACGCGGATAG
- the topA gene encoding type I DNA topoisomerase, with protein sequence MAKSLVVVESPAKAKTINKYLGKDYKVVASMGHVRDLPKSKLGVDVDEGFEPSYEVIASRKKVLKELKDEAKKSSDIFIATDPDREGEAIGWHLAEELGTGNRKKIRRLMFNEITKKGVLAALEKPTAIDKKMVDAQQARRVLDRLVGYKISPLLWDKVRRGLSAGRVQSVALKLVCDREREINAFVPEEYWNITARLAAALPPEFDARLLKKAGANIKVGSEAESNAVLADLKSARWIVDSVTTKERRKSAVPPFITSKLQQASRFPVKKTMMVAQQLYEGVELPGEGSVGLITYMRTDSTRVSEQAIADVREFIGTAFGADYVPEKPNAYRTKSDAQDAHEAIRPTSMQYHPDDVRAQLTHDQYYLYKLIWNRFVASQMPPATFDDTTVDVAAADYLFRVKGSVPKFPGWMAVYSQPVAPAPDVETVAPGPDAKTAEDDEDSSVLPPLAQGDVLTLRELKPEQKFTQPPPRYTEATLVKALEENGIGRPSTYASIISVIQAREYVNKIEGKFKPTFLGLMLVEKLLSPAFDDILDVNYTRELEEDLDKIESGESNYEKTLASFYKKFQKDLKRAAKEMVNLKEGVEPDPAVACDKCGKPMVIKAGKFGLFLACSGYPECENTRELETPEAGAEGESLEETCENCGKPMAVKRGRFGQFLACTGYPECKTTRKIIATKQGITAAKPDQIIDEKCPKCDSNLVIKQGRFGEFTACSSYPSCKYVKQKTTGVLCPKDGGDIVERKSRRGKVFFGCANYPDCDFTLWNRPVAEKCPDCGAPFLVEKITKKHGRQLICNNEECSYARQAEELTTA encoded by the coding sequence ATGGCCAAGTCACTCGTCGTGGTCGAATCGCCCGCCAAGGCGAAGACCATCAACAAATATCTCGGCAAGGACTACAAGGTCGTCGCCTCCATGGGGCACGTCCGCGACCTGCCCAAGAGCAAGCTCGGCGTGGACGTGGACGAAGGCTTCGAGCCGTCGTACGAGGTCATCGCGTCTCGCAAGAAGGTTCTGAAGGAGCTCAAGGACGAGGCGAAGAAGTCGAGCGACATCTTCATCGCGACCGACCCCGATCGTGAAGGAGAGGCGATCGGCTGGCATCTGGCGGAGGAGCTGGGCACCGGCAACCGCAAGAAGATCCGGCGGCTGATGTTCAACGAGATCACCAAGAAGGGGGTGCTCGCCGCGCTCGAGAAGCCGACCGCGATCGACAAGAAGATGGTGGACGCGCAGCAGGCGCGGCGCGTGCTCGATCGGCTCGTCGGCTACAAGATCAGTCCGCTGCTCTGGGACAAGGTCCGCCGCGGCCTCAGCGCCGGGCGCGTGCAGTCGGTGGCGCTGAAGCTGGTGTGCGATCGCGAGCGCGAGATCAACGCCTTCGTCCCCGAGGAATACTGGAACATCACGGCGCGGCTCGCCGCCGCCCTGCCGCCGGAGTTCGATGCCAGGCTCCTGAAGAAGGCGGGCGCCAACATCAAGGTCGGCAGCGAGGCGGAATCGAACGCGGTGCTCGCCGATCTGAAGTCCGCGCGCTGGATCGTCGATTCGGTGACGACGAAGGAGCGCAGGAAGAGCGCGGTGCCGCCGTTCATCACCAGCAAGCTGCAGCAGGCGTCGCGCTTTCCGGTGAAGAAGACGATGATGGTCGCGCAGCAGCTCTACGAAGGGGTGGAGCTGCCCGGCGAGGGATCGGTCGGCCTCATCACCTACATGCGTACCGACTCGACGCGCGTGTCGGAGCAGGCCATCGCCGACGTTCGCGAGTTCATCGGGACGGCGTTCGGCGCCGACTACGTGCCTGAGAAGCCCAACGCGTACCGGACGAAGTCGGACGCGCAGGACGCGCACGAAGCCATCCGTCCGACGTCGATGCAGTACCATCCCGATGACGTCCGCGCCCAACTGACGCACGATCAGTACTATCTCTACAAACTGATCTGGAACCGTTTCGTGGCGTCGCAGATGCCGCCGGCGACGTTCGACGACACCACGGTCGACGTCGCTGCCGCGGATTACCTGTTCCGCGTCAAGGGCTCCGTCCCCAAGTTCCCCGGCTGGATGGCGGTGTACAGCCAGCCGGTCGCGCCGGCGCCGGACGTCGAGACGGTCGCGCCCGGCCCGGATGCGAAAACCGCGGAGGACGACGAAGACTCGAGCGTGCTGCCGCCGCTGGCGCAGGGAGACGTGCTCACGCTGCGCGAGCTGAAGCCGGAGCAGAAGTTCACGCAGCCGCCGCCGCGCTACACCGAAGCCACGCTGGTGAAGGCGCTGGAAGAGAACGGCATCGGCCGGCCGTCGACCTACGCGTCGATCATCAGCGTCATCCAGGCGCGCGAGTACGTGAACAAGATCGAAGGCAAGTTCAAGCCGACCTTCCTCGGGCTGATGCTGGTCGAGAAGCTGCTCAGTCCCGCGTTCGACGACATCCTCGACGTCAACTACACGCGCGAGCTGGAAGAGGATCTCGACAAGATCGAGTCGGGCGAGTCGAACTACGAGAAGACGCTGGCGAGCTTCTACAAGAAGTTCCAGAAGGATCTGAAGCGCGCCGCGAAGGAGATGGTCAACCTCAAGGAAGGGGTCGAGCCGGATCCGGCGGTCGCGTGCGACAAGTGCGGCAAGCCGATGGTGATCAAGGCCGGCAAGTTCGGCCTGTTCCTCGCCTGCAGCGGCTATCCCGAGTGCGAGAACACGCGCGAGCTCGAGACGCCGGAAGCGGGGGCCGAGGGGGAGTCGCTCGAGGAGACCTGTGAGAACTGCGGCAAGCCGATGGCGGTCAAGCGCGGGCGGTTCGGCCAGTTCCTCGCCTGCACCGGCTATCCCGAGTGCAAGACGACCAGGAAGATCATCGCGACGAAGCAGGGCATCACGGCCGCGAAGCCGGACCAGATCATCGACGAGAAGTGCCCGAAGTGCGACTCGAACCTGGTGATCAAGCAGGGGCGCTTCGGCGAGTTCACCGCCTGCAGCAGCTATCCGAGCTGCAAGTACGTCAAGCAGAAGACCACCGGCGTGCTCTGCCCGAAGGACGGCGGCGACATCGTCGAGCGCAAGTCGCGCCGGGGCAAGGTCTTCTTCGGCTGCGCCAACTACCCCGACTGCGACTTCACGCTGTGGAACCGTCCGGTCGCCGAGAAGTGCCCCGACTGCGGCGCGCCGTTCCTGGTGGAGAAGATCACCAAGAAGCACGGCCGTCAGCTGATCTGCAACAACGAAGAGTGCAGTTATGCCCGTCAGGCGGAGGAGTTGACGACCGCCTGA
- the trmFO gene encoding methylenetetrahydrofolate--tRNA-(uracil(54)-C(5))-methyltransferase (FADH(2)-oxidizing) TrmFO: MGIDSRRSRRITIIGGGLAGSEAAWQAAARGVHVVLHEMRPVKPTAVHKTDGLAELVCSNSFRGDKLDNAVGLLKEEMRRLGSLIMRCADEARVPAGAALAVDRDVFSSRVTEAIGSHPLISIRRGEVQAIPSSGDGPVILATGPLTSDALSAEIAALVGSKHLYFYDAISPIVSGESIDRAKIYRASRWNRSLRSDRQIPGPSDQPGCSIDDGEGDYLNCPFTKEEYEAFYAALMAAEKTALHDFDKPAFFEGCLPIEVMAARGVDTLRFGPMKPVGLPDPRTGREPYAVVQLRQDNLAGDHFSLVGFQTQMKWGEQARVLRMIPGLENAEFVRFGMIHRNTYVNAPTVLRQTWQTRMRPDLFFAGQMSGVEGYVESAASGLIAGRNAAALALGEGPSVPPRTTAIGALAYYAAHADPKHYVPSNIAFGLIPPLEQRVKSKKDRNVALSDRALKDLAEWLESTSKPFSSISG, translated from the coding sequence TTGGGAATTGACAGCCGCCGCAGCCGCCGCATCACTATCATAGGCGGCGGTCTGGCGGGTTCCGAAGCCGCCTGGCAGGCTGCCGCGCGCGGCGTCCACGTCGTTCTGCACGAGATGCGGCCGGTCAAGCCGACGGCGGTGCACAAGACCGACGGCCTGGCCGAGCTCGTCTGCTCCAACTCCTTCCGCGGAGACAAGCTGGACAATGCCGTCGGCCTTCTCAAGGAAGAGATGCGCCGGCTCGGCTCGCTGATCATGCGCTGCGCCGACGAGGCGCGTGTCCCGGCTGGCGCGGCGCTGGCGGTCGATCGCGACGTGTTCTCGTCGCGCGTGACCGAGGCGATCGGATCGCATCCCCTGATCTCGATTCGTCGCGGCGAGGTCCAGGCGATTCCATCATCCGGCGATGGTCCCGTGATCCTCGCCACCGGTCCGCTCACATCCGACGCGCTGTCCGCCGAGATCGCGGCGCTGGTCGGATCGAAGCATCTGTATTTCTACGACGCGATCAGTCCGATTGTCTCGGGTGAGTCCATCGACCGCGCGAAGATCTATCGCGCGTCGCGCTGGAACAGGAGCCTTCGAAGCGATCGGCAGATCCCGGGTCCTTCCGATCAACCCGGTTGTTCGATCGACGACGGCGAAGGGGACTACCTGAACTGCCCCTTCACGAAAGAGGAATACGAAGCCTTCTACGCCGCCCTGATGGCCGCCGAGAAGACCGCGCTGCACGACTTCGACAAGCCGGCCTTTTTCGAGGGCTGCCTGCCGATCGAAGTGATGGCGGCGCGCGGCGTCGATACGCTGCGGTTCGGACCGATGAAACCGGTCGGGCTGCCGGATCCACGGACCGGACGCGAGCCGTACGCCGTGGTGCAGTTGCGGCAGGACAACCTTGCCGGCGATCACTTCAGCCTGGTCGGCTTCCAGACGCAGATGAAGTGGGGCGAACAGGCGCGCGTGCTGAGGATGATTCCGGGCCTGGAGAACGCCGAGTTCGTCCGCTTCGGGATGATCCACCGCAACACCTACGTGAACGCGCCGACGGTGCTGCGCCAGACCTGGCAGACGCGCATGCGCCCGGACCTGTTCTTCGCCGGACAGATGTCGGGCGTGGAGGGGTACGTCGAATCCGCGGCGTCGGGCCTGATTGCCGGCCGGAACGCGGCGGCGCTGGCGCTCGGCGAAGGGCCGTCCGTGCCGCCGCGCACGACGGCTATCGGCGCGCTGGCCTATTACGCCGCCCACGCGGATCCGAAACATTACGTACCGTCGAACATCGCGTTCGGCCTGATCCCGCCGCTCGAGCAGCGGGTGAAGAGCAAGAAGGACCGCAACGTGGCGCTGTCCGATCGCGCCCTGAAGGATCTGGCGGAGTGGTTAGAGAGCACCTCAAAGCCTTTCTCGAGCATCTCCGGCTGA
- a CDS encoding tyrosine recombinase XerC: MVREHLKAFLEHLRLNENASAHTVRAYDSDLTQYLAFLAAHTGCRVSELVPEHLDHLGARAWLGDLHTRGNSKSSAARKLSAVRAFGRYLRREGLLEGDPASLVGTPKREQRIPNHLAVDEMARLLEMPDTSQPLGRRDKAILELFYASGLRLSELVGLDLEDVNLSGRVVRVLGKGRKERIVPFNRTTAEALRTWLADREGVRPGSGSKRRAREPLFLNYQGGRLSTRSVDKLVRRYVAACSTRYGISPHALRHSFATHLLEAGADLRAIQELLGHAQLSTTQRYTHVNAAQLIETYRKAHPKA; the protein is encoded by the coding sequence GTGGTTAGAGAGCACCTCAAAGCCTTTCTCGAGCATCTCCGGCTGAACGAGAACGCCTCGGCGCACACGGTGCGCGCCTACGACAGCGATCTCACGCAGTACCTCGCCTTCCTGGCGGCGCACACCGGCTGCCGCGTCTCGGAGCTGGTGCCGGAGCACCTGGATCATCTGGGCGCGCGGGCGTGGCTCGGCGATCTGCACACGCGCGGCAACAGCAAGTCGTCGGCGGCACGGAAGCTGTCGGCGGTGCGCGCGTTCGGCCGCTATCTGCGCCGCGAAGGGCTGCTCGAGGGAGATCCCGCGTCGCTGGTCGGCACGCCGAAGCGGGAGCAGCGGATTCCGAACCATCTCGCGGTCGACGAGATGGCCAGGCTGCTCGAGATGCCGGACACGTCGCAGCCGCTCGGCCGCCGCGACAAGGCGATCCTGGAGCTGTTCTACGCCTCAGGGCTGCGGCTGAGCGAGCTGGTGGGGCTGGACCTGGAGGACGTGAACCTCTCGGGCCGCGTGGTCCGCGTCCTCGGCAAGGGGCGCAAGGAGCGCATCGTCCCGTTCAACCGGACGACGGCGGAAGCCCTCCGGACCTGGCTTGCCGACCGTGAAGGGGTCAGACCCGGGTCTGGCTCCAAACGGCGGGCCCGCGAGCCGCTGTTCCTGAACTATCAGGGGGGGCGGCTCTCCACGCGCAGCGTGGACAAGCTCGTGCGGCGATATGTGGCCGCCTGCAGCACGCGCTACGGCATCAGCCCGCACGCGCTGCGGCATTCGTTCGCGACGCACCTGCTGGAAGCCGGGGCCGATCTGCGGGCGATTCAGGAGCTGCTCGGCCACGCGCAGCTCAGTACCACGCAGCGCTACACGCACGTCAACGCGGCGCAGCTGATTGAGACCTACAGAAAGGCGCACCCGAAGGCGTAG